A single region of the Bacillota bacterium genome encodes:
- a CDS encoding 2-oxoacid:acceptor oxidoreductase subunit alpha — MAEGVKALTIARRQGMTIRVAGESGEGVITAGEMLSWALARSGLWVTTFRTYPAEIRGGPCMFQVRFDRRPVDTPYGPADVLIAFNDEGVTLHQDALRPGGVILYDRHEDGSEPQGLRRDVTARAVPFGQVASERLQNRLAKNMVALGATYAAMDLPLDSAKEFVSRRFASKGESVVAVNVKALDLGYQFAREQLEGLGRLAELSEAEDGALVANGSRQERMVISGNQALSIGAIAGGCRYYAGYPITPASDILEFMAAHLPQFGGVVVQTEDEMAALASALGASFGGVPAMTATSGPGLSLMVELIGLGVMSELPVVVVDVQRAGPSTGMPTKTEQGDLNLAIYGGHGESPRVVMAPVSVRDCIDIGRRAFEVAERYQTPVIVLSELVLAQRTESLPVPKGRDLAVMPLSADAGRSGGTPNGVSNGAYRRYVDAEEGVSLRAFPGDPDSLHVITGLEHDEYGHPSYDPEMHRRMSEKRLRKLQHLARSVEERPEGWVERFGSPDARIGLIGWGSTFGTAREAARFAESVGVKVRGLWVKLLSPLPVKLIAEFVGGLDVVIVPELNLSGQFARYLEASGVQASLVGLNKQEGLPFTPDEILARIMEVAQA, encoded by the coding sequence ATGGCGGAGGGCGTGAAAGCGCTCACCATCGCTCGGCGCCAGGGGATGACGATCCGGGTCGCCGGCGAGTCGGGTGAGGGTGTCATAACGGCCGGGGAGATGCTCAGCTGGGCGCTGGCGCGATCCGGCCTGTGGGTTACGACCTTCCGCACTTATCCCGCCGAAATCCGCGGCGGGCCGTGTATGTTCCAGGTGCGCTTCGATCGCCGGCCGGTGGATACCCCTTATGGGCCGGCGGACGTTCTCATCGCGTTCAACGACGAGGGGGTCACGCTCCACCAGGACGCGCTGCGGCCGGGGGGCGTGATTTTGTATGACCGACACGAGGACGGGAGCGAGCCGCAAGGCCTCCGGCGGGACGTGACGGCCAGGGCGGTGCCCTTCGGCCAGGTGGCCTCGGAGAGGCTCCAGAACCGGCTGGCCAAGAACATGGTGGCGCTCGGGGCCACGTATGCGGCGATGGACCTGCCGCTGGACTCGGCGAAAGAGTTCGTCAGCCGCCGCTTCGCCTCCAAGGGCGAGAGCGTGGTGGCCGTCAACGTTAAGGCGCTCGACCTGGGCTACCAGTTTGCCAGGGAGCAGCTCGAGGGCCTTGGCAGGCTCGCCGAGCTTTCCGAGGCGGAAGACGGCGCCCTGGTTGCCAACGGCAGCAGGCAGGAGCGCATGGTGATCTCCGGCAACCAGGCCCTCAGCATCGGGGCCATCGCAGGCGGTTGCCGCTACTACGCGGGTTACCCCATCACGCCGGCCAGCGACATCCTGGAGTTCATGGCCGCCCATCTTCCGCAGTTCGGCGGCGTGGTGGTACAGACGGAGGACGAGATGGCGGCGCTGGCCTCGGCGCTGGGCGCCTCGTTCGGCGGGGTGCCCGCCATGACGGCCACCTCCGGCCCCGGGCTTTCCCTCATGGTGGAACTCATCGGCCTTGGCGTCATGAGCGAACTGCCGGTGGTCGTCGTGGACGTGCAGCGGGCGGGCCCCAGCACGGGAATGCCCACCAAGACGGAGCAGGGCGACCTGAACCTGGCCATCTACGGGGGGCACGGCGAGTCCCCGCGGGTGGTCATGGCGCCGGTGAGCGTGCGAGACTGCATCGACATCGGGCGGCGGGCCTTCGAGGTGGCCGAACGCTATCAGACCCCCGTCATCGTGCTGAGCGAACTGGTGCTGGCGCAGCGAACGGAGAGCCTGCCCGTACCGAAAGGCCGCGACCTGGCGGTCATGCCGCTCTCCGCTGACGCGGGCCGGTCGGGCGGGACGCCCAACGGCGTGTCCAATGGCGCTTACCGGCGGTACGTGGACGCCGAGGAAGGGGTCTCGCTTCGGGCCTTTCCGGGCGACCCCGACAGCCTGCACGTGATCACGGGCCTCGAACACGACGAATACGGGCATCCGAGCTACGACCCGGAGATGCACCGGCGCATGTCCGAAAAGCGCCTGCGCAAGCTCCAGCACCTGGCCCGCTCGGTAGAGGAGCGCCCGGAGGGCTGGGTGGAGCGGTTCGGCTCGCCGGACGCCCGCATCGGGCTCATCGGCTGGGGATCCACCTTCGGTACCGCCAGGGAAGCGGCACGGTTCGCCGAGTCGGTGGGCGTCAAGGTGCGAGGCCTGTGGGTGAAGCTCCTGTCGCCGCTGCCCGTCAAGCTCATTGCTGAGTTCGTCGGGGGGCTTGACGTGGTCATCGTGCCGGAGCTGAACCTCAGCGGGCAGTTCGCCCGCTACCTCGAGGCCAGCGGAGTACAGGCCTCCCTGGTGGGACTGAACAAGCAGGAGGGGCTCCCCTTCACGCCCGACGAGATCCTGGCCCGCATTATGGAGGTGGCCCAGGCATGA
- a CDS encoding glycosyltransferase, which yields MTIAFFSDSYTPYVSGVVQSIRLTAAELARRGHRVLIVAPAYPGHGRSGPDGTGAYVLRLPSLPAPGQPVFRLPIPWRRALGPLLSEPVSVVHAHSPFLTGDLALWAARRLGAPLIFTHHTLYHEYAHYGILPAWMVIPAVRRRVGAFCRAASAVVAPTPAIARMLPSLYGPTAPVSVVPTGLQLESFAHADPAWLRRQLSIPSEAPVLIHVGRLTREKNMVALVQALHHLLTRLPQCHAVVVGSGPFLPQLRQAALHPPFAGQLHLVGPAAPEAVPRYLAGADLFLTASTTETQGLVAVEAMAAGLPVVAPAAGGIPDVVQDGREGLLTEPDGAALAQAAARILSDPVLRRTMAGHALARAARFDIRTTTARLLDLYGGLSPACR from the coding sequence ATGACCATCGCCTTCTTCTCGGACAGCTACACGCCCTACGTCTCCGGCGTCGTGCAGTCGATCCGGCTCACCGCCGCGGAACTCGCGCGCCGCGGCCACCGGGTGCTCATCGTGGCCCCCGCCTACCCGGGCCACGGCAGGTCCGGCCCGGATGGCACGGGAGCCTACGTGCTTCGGCTCCCGTCGCTGCCGGCACCTGGCCAGCCCGTCTTCCGCCTGCCCATCCCCTGGCGCCGCGCGCTTGGCCCGCTTCTCTCCGAACCCGTCTCGGTGGTGCACGCCCACAGCCCGTTCCTCACGGGGGATCTGGCCCTGTGGGCGGCCCGCCGCCTGGGGGCTCCCCTCATCTTCACTCACCACACGCTCTACCACGAGTACGCGCACTACGGCATACTGCCCGCCTGGATGGTGATCCCGGCGGTGCGCCGCCGAGTGGGAGCGTTCTGCCGGGCCGCGTCGGCTGTCGTCGCCCCGACACCGGCCATCGCCCGGATGCTTCCGTCGCTTTACGGGCCAACCGCCCCGGTCTCGGTGGTTCCCACGGGCCTTCAGCTAGAATCCTTTGCCCATGCCGACCCGGCCTGGCTGCGCCGGCAGCTTTCCATTCCCTCTGAGGCTCCGGTCCTGATCCACGTCGGGAGGCTCACGCGCGAGAAGAACATGGTGGCGCTGGTTCAGGCCCTGCACCACTTACTCACCCGGTTGCCGCAGTGCCACGCGGTGGTGGTCGGGAGCGGGCCGTTCCTGCCGCAACTCAGGCAGGCGGCGCTCCACCCGCCGTTTGCGGGGCAGCTTCACCTCGTCGGTCCCGCTGCACCGGAGGCGGTTCCCCGGTACCTGGCCGGAGCCGACCTCTTCCTTACGGCCTCGACGACCGAGACGCAGGGGCTGGTGGCGGTGGAGGCCATGGCGGCAGGCCTGCCCGTGGTGGCGCCAGCCGCCGGCGGTATCCCCGACGTGGTGCAGGACGGCCGAGAGGGTCTGCTGACCGAACCGGACGGCGCGGCCCTCGCGCAGGCGGCGGCGCGCATACTGTCGGACCCGGTTCTCCGCCGCACCATGGCCGGCCACGCCCTTGCCCGGGCCGCCCGGTTCGACATTCGCACGACCACGGCGAGGCTCCTGGACCTCTACGGGGGGCTGTCTCCCGCCTGCCGGTGA